From Malaya genurostris strain Urasoe2022 chromosome 2, Malgen_1.1, whole genome shotgun sequence:
tattcctgataacaatagtcctccattttgaattaaattcaccagttcaggacgactattatatattaatattcatcccaactagatcaagataattcaaattggtgaccaattccaggcataaaaatgctcgaaaccacctaacgacctattgtcaatttcaagcattattagtcctgtccgctccgtgatcgatccagacaacataataattttcacttttttcgaaAACTCAATACGGACGGCAATTGTAGGAATGAAAGCCTCAAATTCTCCAGGCCCTGACGGAATACCGGCAGTTATTCTTAAAAAGTGCTCGCGTGGAGTAATCGCTTCCCTCTGCAAACTATTTCGAATGTCTCTCGCTACAGAAGTTTTCCCCAATTTATGGAAAGCTTCCTTTATGTTCCCAGTCCACAAGAAAAAGGATATAAACAACTACTGCGGTATCACTTCCCTCAGCGCTAAaccaaagctgttcgaaaaggttattttgacaacaattttcaatcactgcaagcaatatatcgtcgatactcaacacggtttcatgcctaaccgCTCAACAACCACAAACTTACCACCGATTTTGTCTTATGTGATTGATGAAATGTCTAACGGTTTACAAACGGACGTTATCTATACAGATCTTTCCTCCGATTTCGATATAATCAATCACGACATCACGGTTGCTAAACTggacagacttggattcagtTCGAACATTCTTCGTTGGTTGCTGTCGTATTTTaggaatcgtcgtttagcagttaaaattgacgatCATAACTTCCGGAGAGTTCCTCGCATCATCCGGAATTTCCACAGGGATGTCATCTCggaccgttaatatttttactgtacttcaatgatgtcaTTTTTTCCTTGGAAGGTCCTCGCTTATCGTTCGCTGATGATGTCAAGATCTATCACATCATCCGCAACTTAGAAGACGCAGCCTTTCTCCAGCGGCAATTGTTAATCTTCGCAGATTGGTATAAAGTTAACCGTATGATTGTAAATCTAGACAAGTGCTCGGCTATTACGTTCACGAGGCGAAAAATGCCATTGCATGTCGAATACTTCCTGGATGGATCCTTGATTGGAAGAACAACTCACATTCAAGCATCACATAAGTTACATTGTAGCTAAAGCTTCCCGCAGCTTAGGATTCTTAATGAGAATAACTAAGCACTTTACAGACATACACTGTCTAAAATCGCTttactgctcgcttgttcgttaaactctcgaatattgctcggcagtttggaacccatgctacctgaacggtgctcatagaattgagggaatacagcgcagatttgttcgcTTCGCTCTTCGCCGATTGCCGTGGACcaatcctcatcaactacctagttatgaaagtcgcgggttataaatgggtctcgacacattacaagtgcgacgagaattatcacgcgctttgataatagcagatatattcaacggtaggatcgactgtcccgttttgctcaacaaagttaatattaatgtgcgacccagagctctccgcaacagtgcTTTTCTTCGACATCCTATACGACGTACCAACTATGGCGCAAACGGTTCTATTACTGGTACAGAACTACAGAAATCGTTCAACCGTGTTTCATCTGggtatgattttaatgtgtcacgaagcagaatacgtacaaattttctgaataatattaggaattatcattaggaccaaaatgtgtctgttgattgtaaataaataaataaacatatttaaGGTTTTTAATATAATGAGatataattttttagttttaaaatttttaactgtgCCCTTTTTAATAGTTATATTAGAATCAATACAGTAAATACAGTGAATAATATAGAATGCGTATGCAAAATTTAAGCCgaataaaatatgcaatttataaaaaaattccaCTTCCGGTGGAATCGGTCTATTACGAGTAAGATTCAAGCGTTCATTTCTTAAAACTCAACAGGAACATCAACAGAGAGACGCTCTTGCGCGATAGGTAGGAAAAATTCTCCATAGACATATCGAAGTATCCTCCGCAGGTAAAATCCATCCTACGTTGGCATCGTAATATAATCAACAAATAGGACTGAACCTTTCCACGGTTTATCAAGCCATACAAGTCAAGTTTTGTTGTCCATGGTAAACAAAATACGATGCTTCCCATTCGATTGGTCTGATGAAATTGTGAAAGAAAACTCCATTAGAAATACATTTTAAATTCTATAAAAATATTACTATATCATTACCGTGTTTTGAAGGTTTTCGATCTTGTCGCAGATCAACCAACTTTGTAGTAACAAAAATACTACTTCCACCATGCTCGTCAAACAGGAATCGATTTGTTGTTCGTAGAATATCATCAGGACTGCCGTAGCCATGATGACATAGATGGAGCAATAAAGAACTAGAAAAAAATGACTGGTAAATGACTGCAACTGTTTCACACAATCAAAAAACTCCTGCTGCTTCTGGACAGAAATGCCCAGCTGAGTCGTCAACATGGTCTCGTACAAACGATTGCATTCGTGTGCGGTAACTTTTCGGTGTGTTggttgaaattgcacagtaacattttgtaccaaattttcaaaaccatcaACCAACACTTCAGCTTCGGTACAAGCCCCGTTCAGCAGAGAGTTTATTAGAACATAAATCGAACACGTTTGGATTCCACAAAcgataaaaccaaaaaaaccGATATATCTGGCTATCACAGAAATTAACTGAAAACTCTCACCAAAATCCAATTCTACGAGGTTTTCCGAATTTAAACAAACTCCACTGAAGAAGTAAAGCATAAGAAATATTCCCAAAAACATGAATGAAAACAACGTATACAAAGCATTCTTCCAAGAGGACCGTTTCCAAATTTGCAAGTGACGTGGATTTTCCGGTTGATCCTTCCAGGCGTTGATGTAAGCTCGAACCCGATCCTGTTCCAGTTGGAACCATCGAATCAGCTGGATCTGAGCACGCACCATCCCGTAGTAAACCCACACCTGAATCGTTCCACTCAAGTGCCGGAATCCTTTCCATTCGACTGTGGTTGCCTCATATAGTTTGAAGGACTGATTTACGAACAGCAGTACCATCAGGGCTTCTAAAGCATTCCTTCCGAAACGTTGGGTCCGAGTGCATGCTTGCAGATTAAGGCCTGTGATAGTAAATTTCTTCATCTGAGATGTACTGACTGGCAGAAagtttttaaacaatttaaCCTATTAACTGCTCCATGGGCtttaaaaaacgaaaataatcaCCGTCTCCATCGAAGTTGAAAACTCTGGAAATTAGCGTTCCACAATTGAACATTCTGAGTAACACGAGTGCTGATGGGTGACTGGAGGAGTATGTCATAGTTTTCTGCGAAAACGTTGCATTGCAAGGCATTCATTTCACAACGAGATGGGAAAAGCTGTCAGTGGAAACAGCTGGCAGGATTGTGATGACCAAATGTACGTCTTTATTGTTACTCAAGCGAACATCTTGTGTTTATAGGAATTGTATGCCAATATTGCACCAGAATAAATTGGTGGTGCACGACATTTTGTTTAGAATTTCTTCAGTTGATGACAGGAAAGACCCGCCCAAGCTATTACATACGTACATATGATAGGATAATGGCAATTACCTATTGTGTTTCTTGGATGTTGAGCTGGTTCGCCGACTCCATCTCCTCAAACTatcgcttcgagtagtgggCCAGAACACCGCATCTTCGCCCCTTAtggtatttttttatgaacgACGCAACTTCTGCAAGCATTTCGTACTATAATTTTCCCCGTTCACGGCCAGCCCGGAGCGAAAGAAGAGCGGCTTTGACATCCCCTTCTCACTGATTGTCAGCCACAGTAGCCTACGAAATACGAAGTGCTCTGCCAATCGTTGCCATCCAGAGTGAGATAGGTCTCGTCGTCCTTCACCACCGCCACGTCACGATTCGCAAGGAAAATCAAGTTGACCGTCTCATTCAGTTACTACCGCTGCGTCATCGCGTGCAGCTCCGAAACCAGTGGACgcgacttccgcttcctgacATGTATGTTTAAATTCGCCAGATACTTTTTCACTCTTTGACCGGTTGCAGCGGTGTAACCACTTTTCCCTCGGTCTTCCGCTTCAGCTTTCTTTGAAGCTTCTTAACGCTTAGGGTCGTCGGCCGTCCGGAACTGGGCTTTCTTTCGATGTTCTGATTGTTGTCTAATAGTTTCAGATGTTATAGATTCCGGAACAAGCGTATCCGGTGACCACAAAGTGCCACACGATGTCTGTTTTCGACGCGTGCATCCAAAATATCGCAGTTATTATTTCGCAGTTGCGACTGTATTCAGTTGAGGTTTTTTGGTTGGTGAAAGTATAATAAtaaaatcttgcacgaatcacttcggtgtcaaactgaagcgtagtggaaattcagcatcggagactcttctcctTTTCGAtgagggtaacagaggtattttgacccactttaggattgattttattttggtccactttgtaaatatatccaccaaatgttgtaatatctttgaaaacatCTTCCGCAATAGCTAATTTAATGTGTTTAGCTTCATCTCTGTCACCCTATTTCTTTGGCGATATTTCTGTGGaagaaaattcgtcatcaagtttcgctgacactaaaaatcacttgtgaaattCGAGATTCAGAGCTTTGGGGATGTTTGTTTCATAAATGAAaatatcggaagtgattttttccgtcactgagttttttaagaaaatatcttgaatcgattttttcacgagtgataatgaaataaactttttctgatcatgctgTTCCCAACACTGCACAATGGTTCAGGAAGCAAAATTAGCGGGAAAAAATTGTTTACGCTTTTATCATTAGTCTTAGAAATTTTAGTGGTTTTAAGGTGGTCCTAAAACAAACCATGAATTAGGAcattattttaaaatctaaatgagatagaacaatgcatccttccgcaataatttagaataatcaattttaagcaactttgtcgaagatattGGATGTGTTGAGTTAGTTAGGGTACTTCTTAAAACaacagtttttttcaataacattttcatttgaatattctcTAAAAAGTAATGTTCTAAGACACTCAGAAGCCTAAAAAGGCGCAACTTTCATTTCAAACATTTGCCAGGGTAAATGTTTATGGAAAATTTAGCAATAAAAtacgcatttttcaaaaaaacggtaTCTAAAAATGGgacaattcagaaaaattctttTGATTGCATTTGATAGCTTGTACGTTTTTTATATAATataagaaaaaaatggaaattgtTATTTTCCtatctcatttaaatcaaactcatttaaatttgaatcaaatcgTACAAATATTTTTGTACATTATCTAAAAACATCTAGCTTAGTAAAATACTAAGGAATGTTAGAAAAAGGAATTAAGAGTGTGTTTGCATAACAAATATTTACAATCTTTTCTTTGGACATTTGTTGTGCGTGTAGTaagatataaagactgtcccagaaagtatggacgcaacccaaaaaccgctgccacttcgcaatggtttagaatctgtcatttttaatggctgcgtcctattgtttacactcttctctaaccacttgtgcagttgtttattcgttttcattagtttgtttaaaaatgagTGGGCTTTCAGCAgagcaacgtcgaaaaattgtgtacaaatggtgcacagaacgcaaactgtcactgagaaagatagcaaaaatggaaggagtaagtgaaaaagccgtgcgaaatgcaatcaggaagttcggtgaggataacacctttgaggataaaccgaaaacgggtcgaaaaaaggtcctgctaatcctcGGTTGGATGaatgtatactgaaggcgttcgagcaaacgaaggaggtttcagttcgggatgtggccaaaaaagtgggcacttcgaagtcaagtaTAAGAagatataagaagcagaaacaaccaaaacgtcgtccgaaacaagaagcatcaatcaggccgagggttcgaaagctgtacaatacgattcttgctggaaatttgtactgcataatcatggacgacgaaacttacgtgaaactcgattacaaattcttgccgggaccacaatattatacggtgcgagaagggtaagtgttaaaccagtccgagacatcgattgaagtcgaataaTTTGGtaggaaagctatggtctggcaagcaatttgtaactgcggtaagatttcgatacccttcatcaccactgattCAATGaacatgaacagcgaaatatacatcaaggaatgtttacaaaaacgacttctacccatgattcgaagccacaaggatcctgttgtcttctggccagatcttgcttcttgccactactcgaaatcaacggtagaatggtatactaccaaaaaagtcacttttgtcccaaaagacatgaatccaccaaatttcccacaacttcgaccaattgaggaattttgggcattaacgaaggcatatcttaggaaacattcaacagttcgaaaaagattggaaaaaagtgtcagaacttgtcgccaagaagtctgtacggaatttaatgaggaacattcgcgagaaggtgcgccagctagtctagccattgtagactggcgcagtagcaaatgttgagaataatattctgttgttgtagtctagtattatcagtatatcgaataaaatttgaatatctaacacttgtgaattatttgcagcgaaagtgcgtccatactttctgggacagtcttggcctttttaatttttcatttatctcataaagaaagtttaTACGAAAGTGTCTGTGCGTGTGTTTGTCACATTTTTGTGTAcgtatttttttcggagatggtttaaccgatgtTTTGAAACTCAGTTTCAAAGGGGATTCCAGAGAAAACTCCTAACTTTCATTTATACGTAATTACATGGTGAAAAGCGCCAACGATTATTATATGACAATATTAGATGCCACGTATTCTCTGGAAGGAAAACCTTGTTAGCCGAACGGATAGATGTTTCATGATGACTCACTgcattatttttctttgaaacttTCCATGTTGGTTTCTCCAAGCACAAACGATAAGAAATCTTGAGAAGCAACTCCATAGTGCGAATATACGCATGAAGCGGAGCGAGGTCGAATTGGTATTTGGGAGGATCATCATTCGAGTCTACTGCTTCTTTTGGAAGATTTAGTTTCATATCGGATCACCgacaaatgaagcaagcttgtgAAGAAGTTCCGTTAATAACTTTCGTGTCTACCATTGTGAAACAAGTCATTTTTTGAGATAGAAACAGAACCAATTGTTGCACAAATTCATTGATCTTAGCGTTAATATCTGATACTATTCGATTTGTAAGTTGTACATTCTCCTTTGCGAAAACTAGTATAATTGGTCAACTCACAAACACTGACGAAGGACAGTCATTATTTCAAATAACGGTTTTGACACCATTTATTTCCTCTAATAAACGCAATGGCACCATCGATACAGTGAATATGTTCGAATCATTGTATTCGCATAATTCCCCTTCATAATCTCCATCGATGAATTACTGATGATACATATTGAAAacggaaaattttgaacaatttttaataaatacgaattttgtatgacagtagaTAGTAGaatagaaaagaaaataatacgTATAGTGCAATAAAAATACATAGAAGAAAATGAGTTTTCATCAGCGGAAATTTCCTTTATAATGTTATTCAATGTCTGCAAATTGATGAAACTGACATGAAGACAAAACGCAAAACTGACCTGACGCCACACACGCTCAATTCAGATAATCGTTCACTTTTTAATACAGTTCAAGGTTCATTTGAACTGTCCGGAAAACTGAAGATGTATGGGGCGCTATAGGTTccacacgaacatgacataatcaCTGAATCAACATCGTTTGACGGTGTTATTGTAAATTTAAGCAAACCATCGGTAAATGTTAAACAAAAACTTGATTCATCACGAGTTCGTTTGTGATGTCATATTGTAAAACTAAATTCGTTTTTTCCACCGCAGTCAATCTCAAACGAATGAACACGTTTTAACAATTCAGTAGTACTTATTTAGCTTCAAGTTTTTAGTCATTATTCGTTCATTAAGACAAAATATGTCCGATGATACaaacaataaacaaaataaacaaataaacaaataaacaaataaacaaataaacaaataaacaaataaacaaataaacaaataaacaaataaacaaataaacaaataaacaaataaacaaataaacaaataaacaaataaacaaataaacaaataaacaaataaacaaataaacaaataaacaaataaacaaataaacaaataaacaaataaacaaataaacaaataaacaaataaacaaataaacaaataaacaaataaacaaataaacaaataaacaaataaacaaataaacaaataaacaaataaacaaataaacaaataaacaaataaacaaataaacaaataaacaaataaacaaataaacaaataaacaaataaacaaataaacaaataaacaaataaacaaataaacaaataaacaaataaacaaataaacaaataaacaaataaacaaataaacaaataaacaaataaacaaataaacaaataaacaaataaacaaatgaacaaataaacaaataaacaaataaacaaataaacaaataaacaaataaacaaataaacaaataaacaaataaacaaatgaacaaataaacaaataaacaaataaacaaataaacaaataaacaaataaacaaataaacaaataaacaaataaacaaataaacaaataaacaaataaacaaataaacaaataaacaaataaacaaataaacaaataaacaaataaacaaataaacaaatgaacaaataaacaaataaacaaataaacaaataaacaaatgaacaaataaacaaataaacaaataaacaaataaacaaataaacaaataaacaaataaacaaataaacaaataaacaaataaacaaataaacaaataaacaaataaacaaataaatcaaataaatcaaataaatcaaataaacatataaacaaataaacaaatagacaaacaaacaaatatacaaataaaaaaataaataacagttttccAATAATTTGtcatattatataaaaaaatacaagCTATCAAACACAATTCAGGGAATTTTTCAGATACCGTTATTAAAAAAGGTgtattttattgttaaaatatttcatAACTATCAAACTTACTTAGGATATGTAAGCCGTTCTAATATAGAAACGGTTAGAGATACACATCAAATAAATAACGGC
This genomic window contains:
- the LOC131427419 gene encoding uncharacterized protein LOC131427419, which produces MLTTQLGISVQKQQEFFDCVKQLQSFTSHFFLVLYCSIYVIMATAVLMIFYEQQIDSCLTSMVEVVFLLLQSWLICDKIENLQNTTNRMGSIVFCLPWTTKLDLYGLINRGKVQSYLLIILRCQRRMDFTCGGYFDMSMENFSYLSRKSVSLLMFLLSFKK